One window of Marinobacterium aestuarii genomic DNA carries:
- a CDS encoding aspartate/glutamate racemase family protein, whose amino-acid sequence MNNTRPLRLLLINPNTNAALTRQMQQLAGTAISAQTQLHCINPPAGPHAIERQADRDAASAQLLALANSGACQGYDALILACFDDIALQTLRESVRVPVIGLCEAALFAARALPGPFAIITTVHAAVPGIRAMLTRYGAADQTCSVRAAGIGVAQAAGTDTLVAEKIAACVRAAIEQDGAKTIVLGSGGLTGRAADLQRSFNLPTIDPVLCALALAQSLARLRLGSVT is encoded by the coding sequence ATGAACAACACCCGCCCGCTGCGGCTTCTGCTGATCAACCCCAATACCAATGCCGCACTGACTCGCCAGATGCAGCAACTGGCTGGCACCGCCATATCGGCCCAAACCCAATTGCACTGCATCAACCCGCCGGCAGGCCCCCATGCCATCGAGCGCCAGGCGGATCGCGATGCTGCCTCCGCTCAATTACTGGCTCTGGCGAACAGCGGCGCCTGTCAGGGCTACGACGCCCTGATACTGGCTTGTTTCGATGACATCGCATTGCAGACATTGCGTGAATCGGTACGGGTACCCGTCATTGGCCTGTGCGAAGCAGCCCTATTCGCTGCACGCGCCTTGCCCGGGCCCTTTGCCATAATCACAACCGTGCATGCCGCCGTTCCAGGGATTCGAGCCATGCTGACGCGCTACGGCGCTGCCGATCAGACCTGCAGCGTGCGCGCCGCCGGTATTGGCGTGGCACAGGCGGCAGGCACTGACACTCTGGTTGCAGAGAAAATAGCCGCCTGTGTCCGTGCCGCGATAGAGCAGGATGGCGCCAAAACCATTGTGCTGGGCTCAGGCGGCCTCACCGGCCGGGCAGCAGACCTGCAGCGCAGTTTCAATCTGCCGACAATAGATCCAGTACTCTGCGCCCTGGCGCTGGCCCAGAGCCTGGCCAGATTGCGGCTGGGCAGCGTGACCTGA
- a CDS encoding esterase-like activity of phytase family protein has protein sequence MSERPFTRATLALLVAAAASTAQAQSFNRIASFPVTNNFSASQDAAQETSAEIIAASADGQMLIYSDSPRGGLGFVDISDAAKPRGAGFVDMGGEPTAVATADGMALAGVNTSPSYTAPSGFLAAVSLQDQTEKARCDLGGQPDSVAVSRDGRFAAVAIENERDEGLGDGAPGQLPAGFLVILPLQDGIPQCDALRRVELTGLAEVAGEDPEPEFVDFNDRNEIVVTLQENNHLVIVAADSGEILHHFSAGRVHLAGIDIEKDGQLDFNGSLSDVAREPDAVKWLDDERFVIANEGDYQGGSRGFTIFHKDGRVLFESGADFEQRIVAAGHYPEKRSGKKGAEPEGVAVGVFGDERYIFVLSERASVIGVYRDTGAAPEFVQLLPSGIAPESAVVIPSRGLLASANEKDLLEDGGARAHVMLYRLEDRAPVYPQLLSEADAQGMPVGWGALSGLTADPGKPGLLYAVNDSFYSQQPTIFSIDANSTPARITAATRVTREGKTAEKLDLEGIVVDGQGGFWLASEGRTDKGIPHAIYHTDAQGEIDRTLSFPPELLQHERRFGAEGITLIGDTLWIALQRSWKDDPQNTVKLVSHDLKTGQWGAVRYPTEAASQGWVGLSEISLGADGVYIIERDNQIGEQAAIKRLYRVALDELKPAPLGGELPLVSKQRVRDFIPDLKALNGFVVDKIEGFTLDAAGNGFAVTDNDGVDDSSGETYFIRTGKL, from the coding sequence ATGTCCGAGCGACCTTTTACGCGGGCGACACTGGCCCTGCTGGTGGCCGCCGCCGCCAGCACGGCGCAGGCGCAGTCTTTCAATCGCATTGCCAGTTTCCCGGTGACGAACAATTTTTCTGCCAGTCAGGATGCTGCGCAGGAAACCTCGGCCGAAATCATTGCGGCTTCCGCGGATGGCCAGATGCTGATTTATTCGGACAGCCCGCGCGGCGGTCTGGGCTTTGTCGATATCAGTGATGCAGCCAAGCCCCGCGGGGCAGGCTTTGTGGACATGGGCGGCGAGCCAACCGCGGTGGCTACTGCCGACGGCATGGCACTGGCGGGCGTCAATACCTCGCCCAGCTATACAGCGCCTTCGGGTTTTCTGGCGGCGGTTTCGCTGCAGGATCAGACCGAAAAGGCACGTTGTGATCTGGGCGGACAGCCGGACTCGGTGGCGGTGTCCAGAGATGGCCGCTTTGCCGCCGTGGCGATAGAAAACGAACGTGACGAAGGCTTGGGTGACGGCGCCCCTGGGCAGTTGCCGGCGGGCTTTCTGGTCATACTGCCGCTGCAGGACGGTATACCCCAGTGCGACGCGCTGCGCCGGGTCGAGCTGACCGGGTTGGCGGAGGTTGCCGGCGAGGACCCCGAACCCGAGTTCGTGGACTTCAACGATCGCAACGAGATTGTGGTCACACTGCAGGAAAATAATCACCTGGTGATCGTGGCTGCCGACAGCGGCGAGATTCTGCATCACTTCAGCGCCGGGCGCGTGCACCTTGCTGGTATTGATATCGAGAAAGATGGGCAGCTGGATTTCAATGGCAGCCTGAGTGATGTGGCGCGTGAGCCCGATGCGGTGAAATGGCTCGACGACGAACGTTTCGTTATCGCCAACGAAGGCGATTACCAGGGCGGTTCCCGCGGCTTCACCATCTTCCACAAGGACGGCCGAGTGCTGTTCGAATCCGGTGCCGACTTCGAGCAGCGCATAGTGGCGGCCGGTCATTACCCGGAAAAGCGTTCTGGCAAAAAGGGCGCCGAACCTGAAGGCGTGGCCGTGGGCGTATTCGGGGACGAGCGCTATATCTTCGTGCTGTCCGAACGGGCCTCTGTTATCGGTGTTTACCGCGATACCGGCGCTGCGCCTGAGTTTGTGCAGCTGTTACCCTCCGGCATAGCGCCTGAATCCGCAGTGGTTATTCCGTCCCGTGGCTTGCTGGCCAGCGCCAACGAAAAGGATCTGCTCGAGGATGGCGGTGCCCGCGCCCATGTCATGCTCTATCGCCTGGAAGACAGGGCTCCCGTCTACCCGCAGTTGCTGTCTGAGGCTGATGCCCAGGGTATGCCGGTGGGCTGGGGTGCCTTGTCCGGCCTGACGGCGGACCCCGGCAAGCCCGGTCTGCTCTATGCGGTTAACGACAGCTTTTACAGCCAGCAGCCGACGATCTTTAGTATTGATGCCAACAGCACACCGGCCCGTATTACCGCGGCGACCCGCGTGACCCGAGAGGGCAAGACGGCGGAGAAACTGGATCTGGAAGGTATAGTGGTCGATGGCCAGGGTGGCTTCTGGCTCGCATCGGAGGGGCGCACGGACAAGGGTATCCCCCACGCCATTTACCACACCGATGCCCAAGGCGAGATTGATCGCACTCTGAGCTTCCCGCCCGAGCTGCTACAGCATGAGAGGCGCTTTGGTGCTGAAGGTATCACCCTGATCGGAGACACTCTCTGGATCGCCCTGCAGCGCTCCTGGAAAGATGATCCGCAAAATACCGTCAAGCTGGTGTCCCATGACCTGAAAACCGGCCAGTGGGGCGCCGTGCGCTATCCGACCGAAGCGGCGTCTCAGGGCTGGGTCGGGCTGTCCGAAATCAGCCTGGGGGCAGACGGTGTCTACATTATCGAGCGGGATAATCAGATCGGTGAACAGGCCGCCATCAAGCGTTTGTACCGGGTGGCACTGGATGAGCTCAAGCCTGCGCCGCTTGGCGGCGAGCTGCCGCTGGTCAGCAAACAGCGGGTGCGCGACTTTATCCCCGACCTCAAGGCGCTGAATGGTTTTGTGGTCGACAAGATAGAGGGCTTCACCCTGGATGCCGCCGGCAACGGTTTTGCGGTAACCGATAACGACGGCGTGGATGACAGCTCTGGAGAGACCTACTTTATCCGTACCGGGAAGCTGTAA
- a CDS encoding thioesterase family protein — translation MTTELTVFEGPVQPEWIDYNGHMNDACYVLVFSQAIDEFMLQIGLDAVFREAHQVSIYTLQSMVHYLQEVSLGEPLRVEARLLESDAKKLRVFFTLRHGETDAELAAMETLLLHMDMAAHRGAPMLPDTEARVQALQQHQAGSDWPALAGRSIALTRPRS, via the coding sequence ATGACAACTGAACTCACCGTGTTCGAGGGGCCCGTTCAGCCCGAGTGGATCGACTACAACGGCCACATGAACGATGCCTGCTATGTGCTGGTTTTCAGCCAGGCGATCGATGAATTCATGCTGCAGATTGGCCTTGATGCCGTCTTTCGCGAGGCGCATCAGGTCTCCATCTATACGCTGCAGAGCATGGTGCACTACTTGCAGGAAGTGAGTTTGGGTGAGCCGCTGCGGGTAGAGGCGCGCTTGCTTGAAAGCGACGCCAAAAAGCTGCGGGTATTTTTCACCCTGCGTCACGGCGAAACCGACGCAGAGCTGGCGGCGATGGAAACCCTGTTGCTGCACATGGACATGGCGGCGCACCGCGGGGCACCTATGCTGCCCGACACCGAGGCGCGGGTCCAAGCACTGCAGCAGCACCAGGCGGGCTCGGACTGGCCGGCACTGGCCGGGCGCAGCATCGCCCTGACACGCCCGCGCAGTTGA
- a CDS encoding GlxA family transcriptional regulator has translation MFGDRPRTYPQTISFLLIPGFSLFGLTAMLDPLRHANHSSNRELYRWQLISEKGGLVASSDNLEIMSDAGIRDTPAGDTLIICAGYDPQARITPALLGFIRQQASHGADIGCQDTAAYIAAAAGILDGYRATLHWENLQSTAEAFPRVAFVQELLVVDRARFSCPGALSGLDMMLYLIGTQHGNGLATTVADELIYTHKRAHSDPQRTSIQKRLDSRNPRLVEAVQLMEHNLEEPLRISEIAAQLQLSGRELERLFRHYLQQTPSAYYRNLRLDQARWMLQQTSQSVTDISVACGFVSLSHFTRSYQQRFAKSPSRER, from the coding sequence ATGTTTGGAGACCGCCCCCGCACCTACCCGCAAACCATCAGCTTTCTGCTGATTCCAGGCTTCTCGCTGTTCGGCCTGACCGCGATGCTCGACCCCTTGCGCCATGCCAATCACAGCAGCAACCGCGAGCTGTACCGCTGGCAGCTGATCTCCGAAAAGGGTGGCTTGGTCGCCAGCAGCGACAACCTCGAGATCATGAGCGATGCCGGCATTCGCGATACTCCGGCCGGTGACACCCTGATCATTTGCGCAGGCTATGATCCCCAGGCCCGCATCACACCGGCATTACTGGGCTTTATCCGCCAGCAGGCCAGCCATGGCGCCGATATCGGCTGCCAGGACACCGCCGCCTACATTGCCGCCGCCGCCGGCATCCTGGATGGCTACCGTGCCACCCTGCATTGGGAGAACCTGCAGAGCACCGCCGAGGCCTTTCCCCGGGTGGCCTTCGTGCAGGAACTGCTGGTGGTGGATCGCGCCCGCTTTTCCTGCCCCGGCGCCCTGTCGGGGCTCGACATGATGCTGTATCTGATCGGTACCCAGCACGGCAACGGCCTGGCCACTACCGTGGCCGACGAGCTGATCTACACCCACAAGCGCGCCCACAGCGATCCTCAGCGCACCTCGATACAAAAGCGCCTGGACAGCCGCAATCCGCGCCTGGTTGAGGCCGTGCAACTGATGGAACACAACCTGGAGGAGCCGCTGCGCATCAGCGAAATCGCAGCCCAGTTGCAGCTCTCCGGGCGTGAACTCGAGCGCCTGTTCCGCCACTATCTGCAACAGACCCCCAGCGCCTACTACCGCAACCTGCGCCTGGATCAGGCCCGCTGGATGCTGCAGCAAACCAGCCAGAGCGTCACCGATATCTCGGTCGCCTGCGGTTTCGTTTCCCTGTCCCATTTCACCCGCAGCTACCAGCAGCGCTTTGCCAAGAGTCCCAGCCGGGAACGCTGA
- a CDS encoding 3-keto-5-aminohexanoate cleavage protein, with amino-acid sequence MNQDVIITCAVTGAADTADRSPHVPVTPKEIADAAIEAWNAGAAIAHMHVRDPETKQCSRRLDLYAEVCERLRAADCDVIINLTAGMGGDLYIGPEENPTAFCPETDLVGGLERLVHIEELKPEICTLDCGSVNFGDSNLVYISTPDMLRKAAARIQQLDVTVELEIFDTGNLWFALQMMKEGLINDNAMFQLCQGIPWGTPPELSLLKGMVDMLPANSNWTAFALGRKQLPWAAQSTLLGGHVRVGLEDNLYLGKGEFATNGQLVERAVNIVENMGSRILSPNEARQKLRLRGTQ; translated from the coding sequence ATGAATCAGGACGTCATCATCACCTGCGCTGTTACCGGCGCCGCCGATACAGCCGACCGCAGCCCCCATGTGCCTGTCACGCCGAAAGAGATCGCCGATGCCGCCATCGAGGCCTGGAACGCCGGTGCCGCCATTGCCCACATGCATGTGCGCGACCCCGAAACCAAGCAGTGCTCCCGTCGCCTGGATCTGTACGCCGAAGTCTGCGAACGCCTGCGGGCCGCCGACTGCGACGTCATCATCAACCTGACGGCGGGCATGGGTGGCGATCTTTATATAGGCCCGGAAGAAAACCCCACCGCCTTCTGCCCCGAAACCGACCTGGTCGGCGGCCTTGAGCGTCTGGTGCATATTGAAGAACTCAAGCCCGAGATCTGCACCCTGGATTGCGGTTCGGTCAATTTCGGCGACAGCAACCTGGTGTACATCTCAACGCCGGACATGCTGCGCAAGGCCGCAGCCCGCATCCAGCAGCTGGATGTCACCGTCGAGCTGGAAATCTTCGACACCGGCAACCTCTGGTTCGCGCTGCAGATGATGAAAGAAGGCCTGATCAACGACAACGCCATGTTCCAGCTGTGCCAGGGCATCCCCTGGGGCACTCCGCCGGAACTGAGCCTGCTCAAGGGCATGGTCGACATGCTGCCCGCCAACAGCAACTGGACCGCCTTTGCCCTGGGCCGCAAGCAGCTGCCCTGGGCGGCACAATCAACGCTGCTGGGCGGCCATGTCCGTGTTGGGCTGGAAGACAACCTCTATCTGGGCAAGGGCGAATTCGCCACCAACGGCCAGCTGGTCGAGCGTGCCGTGAATATCGTCGAGAACATGGGCTCACGCATTCTCAGCCCGAATGAAGCCCGCCAGAAGCTGCGTTTGCGCGGCACGCAGTAA
- a CDS encoding 3-hydroxyacyl-CoA dehydrogenase NAD-binding domain-containing protein, with amino-acid sequence MNRPLPTEVTKAGVLGTGVIGGAWALHFLRMGMDVVAYDPGPNAREKLLAMVDHIWPTMVKLGLREGASPQRLRFADSLEELVNSVEVIQESTPENLDAKRALFVELDRLAPPEVVIISSTSGFAMSDMAVEVQHQADRFVVGHPFNPPYLVPFCEVCGGKRTSQEVVDWTAAFYEAIEKQVAKMDKELPGFIGNRLQEALWREALHMVANNECSVEDIDKAIAYGPGLRWAIMGHCLTYHLGGGQGGMAHLLDHFEDSLKEPWTRLEAPELTQQLKDDMVAGCLTQANGASINDLIQERDDCLIRIMQTLQEYRDEHGIRR; translated from the coding sequence ATGAATCGTCCTTTACCTACTGAAGTCACCAAGGCCGGCGTTCTTGGCACCGGCGTTATCGGCGGCGCCTGGGCGCTGCACTTTCTGAGAATGGGCATGGATGTGGTCGCCTATGATCCAGGCCCCAACGCGCGCGAAAAACTGCTGGCGATGGTGGACCATATCTGGCCCACCATGGTGAAACTCGGCCTGCGCGAAGGTGCCAGCCCGCAGCGACTGCGCTTTGCCGACAGCCTGGAAGAGCTGGTCAACAGCGTCGAAGTGATTCAGGAAAGCACGCCGGAGAACCTCGACGCCAAGCGCGCCCTGTTCGTCGAACTCGATCGCCTGGCACCGCCGGAAGTCGTGATCATTTCCAGCACCTCGGGTTTTGCCATGTCCGACATGGCGGTTGAAGTACAACATCAGGCCGATCGCTTCGTCGTCGGCCACCCGTTCAACCCGCCCTACCTGGTGCCTTTTTGCGAAGTCTGTGGCGGCAAGCGCACCAGCCAGGAAGTGGTCGACTGGACCGCGGCCTTCTACGAAGCGATCGAGAAACAGGTCGCCAAGATGGACAAGGAACTGCCGGGTTTTATCGGCAACCGCCTGCAGGAAGCCCTGTGGCGCGAAGCGCTGCACATGGTGGCCAACAATGAATGCTCGGTTGAAGACATCGACAAGGCCATCGCCTACGGGCCGGGTCTGCGCTGGGCCATCATGGGCCACTGCCTGACCTACCACCTGGGCGGCGGACAGGGCGGCATGGCACACCTGCTGGACCATTTTGAGGATTCTCTCAAGGAACCCTGGACCCGGCTCGAAGCACCCGAACTGACACAGCAGCTCAAAGACGATATGGTGGCCGGCTGCCTGACCCAGGCCAATGGCGCCTCGATCAACGACCTGATTCAGGAACGTGACGACTGCCTGATCCGCATCATGCAAACGCTGCAGGAATACCGCGACGAACACGGCATCCGCCGCTAA
- a CDS encoding BCCT family transporter: MSIEQQQRPESGSPAFRADSLAQEGLFKGMHKGMTISGAALILAFVLFTGINAELASSIFGSARSWIEATFGWYYLVTVVFLILVCCYIVFSRHGHIRLGDDDSRPEFSNFAWFSMLFSAGIGIGILFFGVAEPLFYLDNSGAFGYPNNPYADMAGATAIGHDRAVDALRVTFFHWGFHGWAVYVIVGLSLAYFAYRKKLPLALRSALYPFIGDRIYGPIGHVVDLLGVLGCVFGVATSLGLGVSQMSVGLERLIGVDPGLQTQLILIAVITVISILSAMSGVNRGIKIISQWNIIISLLVIAFFLFAGPTSWLLSVFAESLGDYLTSFVQMGLWFPEEAGPAAWQNGWTVFYWGWWLAWAPFVGLFIARISRGRTLREFVLGVLLVPTLVIFIWLGIFGGTALWQELHATGGPGTAGLIDLVNAWNLPAALFASSDGIAGEGTLGWIISALLVFLLMSWFVTSSDSSTLVLTTILSLGNDEPPQLFRVFWGVVIGLVAAVLLLAGGLSALQTALMAAALPLSLVILAMTFGVLKSLWQESDAVPAPRPVTQSD, translated from the coding sequence ATGTCGATAGAACAACAACAACGTCCTGAGAGTGGCAGTCCCGCTTTCAGGGCCGACTCCCTGGCCCAAGAGGGCCTTTTCAAAGGCATGCACAAAGGCATGACTATCAGCGGGGCCGCATTGATTCTCGCTTTCGTACTGTTCACCGGTATCAATGCAGAGCTTGCCAGCAGCATTTTTGGCAGCGCCCGCAGCTGGATCGAAGCCACCTTTGGCTGGTACTACCTGGTAACAGTGGTTTTCCTGATCCTCGTCTGCTGCTACATCGTATTCAGCCGCCATGGCCATATTCGCCTGGGTGATGACGACAGCCGCCCCGAGTTCAGCAATTTTGCCTGGTTCTCGATGCTGTTTTCCGCCGGCATCGGCATCGGTATTCTGTTTTTCGGCGTCGCCGAGCCGCTCTTCTACCTCGATAACAGCGGCGCCTTTGGCTACCCCAACAACCCCTACGCCGACATGGCCGGCGCCACCGCCATCGGTCACGACCGTGCGGTCGATGCGCTGCGCGTCACCTTCTTCCACTGGGGTTTCCACGGCTGGGCTGTCTACGTCATCGTCGGCCTGTCACTGGCTTACTTCGCCTACCGCAAGAAACTGCCGCTGGCACTGCGCTCGGCGCTCTACCCCTTTATTGGTGATCGCATCTACGGCCCCATCGGCCATGTAGTCGATCTGCTCGGCGTGCTGGGTTGCGTCTTTGGTGTCGCTACCTCCCTGGGGCTGGGTGTCAGCCAGATGTCGGTGGGGCTTGAACGTCTGATTGGCGTGGACCCGGGCCTCCAGACCCAGCTGATACTGATTGCCGTGATTACGGTAATTTCCATCCTGTCGGCCATGTCAGGCGTCAATCGCGGTATCAAGATCATCTCGCAGTGGAACATCATTATCTCGCTGCTGGTAATCGCCTTTTTCCTGTTCGCCGGCCCCACCAGCTGGCTGCTGAGCGTTTTTGCCGAGTCCCTGGGGGATTATCTGACCAGCTTTGTACAGATGGGTCTCTGGTTCCCGGAAGAAGCGGGCCCCGCAGCCTGGCAGAATGGCTGGACCGTATTCTACTGGGGCTGGTGGCTGGCCTGGGCACCCTTTGTCGGCCTGTTCATCGCCCGCATATCCCGTGGCCGCACCCTGCGTGAATTCGTTCTCGGCGTGCTGCTGGTGCCAACACTGGTGATCTTTATCTGGCTAGGCATTTTTGGCGGTACAGCGCTGTGGCAGGAACTGCACGCCACGGGCGGCCCCGGTACTGCAGGCCTGATTGATCTGGTCAATGCCTGGAACCTGCCGGCGGCACTCTTCGCCAGCTCCGATGGCATCGCCGGTGAAGGTACCTTGGGCTGGATCATTTCAGCGCTGCTGGTGTTCCTGTTGATGAGCTGGTTCGTGACGTCGTCAGACTCCAGCACCCTGGTACTGACCACCATACTGTCACTGGGAAATGATGAACCGCCGCAGCTGTTCCGCGTATTCTGGGGCGTGGTGATCGGACTGGTCGCCGCCGTACTGCTGCTGGCCGGCGGTCTCAGCGCCCTGCAAACCGCCCTGATGGCCGCAGCACTGCCCCTGAGCCTGGTCATTCTGGCCATGACCTTCGGGGTACTGAAATCCCTGTGGCAGGAATCAGATGCGGTGCCAGCTCCACGCCCTGTGACCCAGAGCGACTAA
- a CDS encoding GlxA family transcriptional regulator, with protein MHPSVLSTQSRTATHSTSSATAKTPVLAGPAVATTVPPILHPDDDGVTTVSFLLLPEYAMVSLLSAIEPLRIANRLAGRELYRWQCLSENGQAVVASNQMALQTHQDMHAVDTPRNLFVNASFHPERHQSPEAVDWLRRLNRRNSLLGALDTGCHLLARAGLLKGHRVTLHWEAVPAFQEIYPDILISPELFEIGRNRITCAGGTAATDMMLHLIQQQSGTALALQICDQCIKNGIRPPSDRQRIGLPRQLNIHHPRLIRVLGLMEQHIETPLTPADLARSAFISLRQLERLCQRFLEASPSAYYLKLRLERARQLLQETDLSVSEVGGACGFVSASHFCRSYRRHFDMTPGEQRRATAN; from the coding sequence ATGCACCCATCCGTACTCTCTACCCAATCCAGAACCGCCACACACAGCACCTCTTCAGCCACCGCAAAGACGCCGGTACTTGCAGGCCCTGCCGTGGCGACCACTGTGCCCCCCATTTTGCATCCCGATGATGATGGCGTTACCACCGTCTCCTTTCTGTTATTGCCGGAATACGCCATGGTGTCGCTGCTGTCGGCCATAGAGCCGCTGCGCATCGCCAACCGCCTGGCAGGTCGTGAACTGTATCGTTGGCAGTGCCTGAGCGAAAACGGCCAGGCCGTAGTGGCCAGCAATCAGATGGCACTGCAAACGCATCAGGACATGCATGCGGTCGACACACCGCGCAATCTGTTCGTCAATGCCAGCTTTCACCCCGAACGCCACCAGAGCCCGGAAGCTGTCGACTGGCTACGCCGCCTGAACCGGCGCAACAGCCTGTTGGGCGCGCTGGATACCGGCTGCCATCTGCTGGCCCGCGCAGGTCTGCTCAAAGGTCACAGAGTGACGCTGCACTGGGAAGCCGTACCGGCATTCCAGGAAATTTACCCCGATATTCTGATCAGCCCGGAACTGTTCGAAATCGGCCGCAACCGTATTACCTGCGCCGGCGGCACAGCCGCCACCGACATGATGCTGCACCTGATTCAGCAACAATCGGGCACCGCGCTGGCACTGCAGATTTGTGATCAGTGCATCAAGAACGGCATACGCCCGCCCTCGGATCGACAGCGCATCGGCCTGCCGCGACAGCTCAACATTCATCATCCACGCCTGATCAGAGTGCTGGGCCTGATGGAGCAGCATATCGAAACGCCGCTGACGCCGGCGGACCTGGCCCGCAGCGCCTTTATCTCCCTGCGTCAGCTGGAGCGTCTGTGTCAGCGTTTTCTCGAGGCATCACCATCGGCCTATTACCTGAAGCTGCGCCTCGAACGGGCCCGGCAGCTGCTGCAGGAAACGGATCTGAGTGTGAGCGAAGTGGGCGGCGCCTGCGGCTTTGTATCCGCATCGCACTTCTGTCGCAGCTACCGGCGTCATTTCGACATGACGCCGGGGGAGCAACGCCGAGCGACGGCGAATTAA
- a CDS encoding gamma-butyrobetaine dioxygenase, giving the protein MIDNSAAFETAGYGRYPVSHLPLRIETGPESLRLVWDDGRESEFHYLWLRDNCPCAQCVSSLTREQLFEICDVPLSIRPETAQLNGDYLEVQWQGDGHSSRFHPGWLRTHCYSEQARAGRQWQPEIWDKATIEASLPKYDYADMMQDDAVLLCWLRKLRDCGISLLQNTDTRPGTLQQVAERISFIRETNFGTLFDVRSKPDANTAAYTTLRLPLHTDLPTRELQPGLQFLHCLENDASGGESILVDGFRIAEHMREEYPDDFDALSRLPMDFYNKDRNSDYRFRGPALVLDGQGTVIEVRFANFLRGPLDVPADQVVRHYRAYSTFIRLTREPRFQFEYRLVPGDLLVFDNRRVLHARRAFDLQQGQRHLQGCYVDRDELLSRIRVLERSL; this is encoded by the coding sequence ATGATCGACAACAGTGCTGCTTTTGAAACCGCAGGCTACGGCCGTTACCCTGTGTCCCATCTGCCGCTTCGCATCGAGACGGGCCCCGAGTCTCTGCGTCTGGTCTGGGACGATGGCCGCGAGAGTGAGTTCCACTATCTGTGGCTGCGGGACAACTGCCCCTGTGCGCAGTGCGTGTCGTCGCTTACGCGGGAGCAGCTGTTTGAGATCTGTGATGTACCGCTGTCCATCCGGCCAGAAACCGCGCAGCTGAACGGCGACTACCTGGAGGTTCAGTGGCAGGGCGACGGACACAGCAGCCGCTTTCACCCCGGCTGGTTGCGCACCCATTGCTACAGCGAGCAGGCGCGGGCCGGGCGGCAGTGGCAGCCCGAAATTTGGGACAAGGCCACGATCGAAGCCAGCCTGCCCAAATACGATTACGCCGACATGATGCAGGATGATGCGGTCTTGCTGTGCTGGCTGCGCAAGCTGCGTGATTGCGGTATTTCCCTGTTGCAAAATACCGATACAAGACCCGGCACTCTGCAGCAGGTGGCCGAGCGTATTTCCTTTATTCGGGAAACCAACTTCGGCACCCTGTTCGATGTGCGCTCCAAGCCCGATGCCAATACCGCGGCCTACACCACTTTGCGTCTGCCGCTGCATACGGATTTGCCGACACGGGAGCTGCAGCCAGGCCTGCAGTTTCTGCATTGTCTGGAAAATGACGCCAGCGGTGGCGAGTCGATTCTGGTAGATGGCTTTCGCATTGCCGAGCATATGCGTGAAGAATATCCCGACGACTTCGATGCCCTCAGCCGCCTGCCGATGGATTTCTACAACAAGGATCGCAACAGCGATTATCGTTTTCGCGGGCCTGCGCTGGTGCTCGATGGTCAGGGCACGGTGATCGAGGTGCGTTTTGCCAACTTCCTGCGCGGCCCGCTGGATGTGCCGGCCGACCAGGTGGTACGGCATTATCGCGCTTATAGCACCTTTATCCGCCTGACCCGCGAGCCCCGCTTCCAGTTTGAGTATCGCCTGGTGCCTGGCGACCTGCTGGTGTTCGACAATCGCCGTGTGCTGCATGCGCGCCGCGCGTTTGATTTGCAGCAGGGCCAGCGTCATCTGCAGGGCTGCTATGTCGATCGTGACGAACTGCTGTCTCGTATCCGGGTGCTGGAACGCAGCCTTTAA
- a CDS encoding DUF6880 family protein — protein MNAELKHLLRSMPVDSLADLIESIHGRHADIDHRIESQLLRSDPTALARSLKKRIQSIKRGRRFIPYRESHGFSLTLEAIVTDIEPLLEQAPKVAFELADLFCATHPNSFDRADDSSGSIGDAYREAVQLWLHAATLWRRTNSCKTDWPQEIYARF, from the coding sequence TTGAACGCAGAGCTAAAACACTTACTCAGATCCATGCCGGTGGACAGCCTCGCGGATCTCATCGAGTCTATCCATGGCCGGCACGCGGACATCGATCACCGTATCGAAAGCCAGCTGCTGCGCAGCGACCCGACAGCGCTCGCCCGGTCGCTCAAAAAACGTATCCAGTCGATCAAGCGCGGCCGACGTTTTATTCCCTACCGGGAAAGCCACGGATTCAGCCTGACGCTTGAAGCCATTGTCACGGATATAGAACCTCTGCTTGAACAGGCCCCAAAGGTCGCCTTCGAGCTGGCAGACCTGTTTTGCGCCACGCACCCGAACAGCTTTGACCGCGCCGACGATTCCAGCGGTTCGATTGGCGACGCCTACCGGGAGGCGGTCCAGCTTTGGCTGCATGCCGCGACCCTATGGCGCCGGACAAACAGCTGCAAAACCGACTGGCCACAGGAAATCTATGCCCGCTTTTAG